A genome region from Prionailurus viverrinus isolate Anna chromosome A3, UM_Priviv_1.0, whole genome shotgun sequence includes the following:
- the MTLN gene encoding mitoregulin produces the protein MANVSERTLQLSVLVAFASGVLVGWQANRLRRRYLDWRKRRLQDKLAVTQKKLDLA, from the coding sequence ATGGCGAACGTGTCTGAGCGGACGCTGCAGCTGTCTGTGCTGGTGGCCTTCGCGTCTGGAGTGCTCGTGGGCTGGCAGGCGAACCGGCTGCGGAGGCGCTACCTGGACTGGAGGAAGCGGAGGCTGCAGGACAAGCTGGCGGTGACTCAGAAGAAGCTGGACTTGGCCTGA